The Primulina tabacum isolate GXHZ01 chromosome 10, ASM2559414v2, whole genome shotgun sequence region ATTCTgaccatttttctttttcttttcgcactttattttaatgaaattcatgtaatttatgataataattAAACTTTTAAGGGTTTTGGAAAACGTTTATTgtcatgtaaattttttttagtcaacaaaattcatatttctaatgaaaagTCAATCCaagtacaaaaataaaaataaatgtgaaTATACACTACAATTaagttttctttttaaaattttcacattatttttgtttctttattatattttttacgaatattttttattaaattagcTTCAGCCTTCAAAAGGGATGATTATCGTAACGTTATGATATTAAATTTGTATATTCTGATAAGAAGTCAACCCAAGCacaattatgatatatttacagGTAATTTTAATACTTTTAACCAAAATTTAATTGTAGTAGAATTTGGCAATGacacaaaaataacaaaagaatTCAGCATCTATTATTGCAGATGAATTTTCAGCACATTTCAAATCTACCAAGTGGTTATGTTCAATTCCCCCTTCGAAAACGAAACCAGACAATCAAACATTGATGGGAAAACCCATTAACTGAACCAAACAAAGTTTGATGTTATGGATGAAAATTAGTCAAACACATTCCTGCAGATAAAGGTAGGAAAAAACagaaatatgatatatataacataACTTGAAGAGTTGTTGATTCTCTAAACTTGCAGGTCAACTTCAGTTGCTTGGATGGTCGGCCTTATGAATTCTTCTTCTTTGGGAGGATGGATTGTGACAAGATCCGGTAGAGGAGTAGTAGGCCCCTGTTTCCCTTTGGGATCCCAGTCGAGCATGATCTTGACCTTGATACCGAGTACACCCTGAACAAAATGCACAAAAAAGGAAGTCAAGAAATGGGAGATGATGGTTTTCCAAAAACTAAAATATGGTATCTGACAATTCTGGTAAAGTATTTTATATCCATCTTGAAAAACCTGTCTGAGAAGCACGTGTCTAACAGCAGAATCGATGTATTCTTTAACTGGTTGCCCGGAAGAAATCATGTAGCCGTCCTTAAACTTCATGGATTTGGCACGCTGAGCCCTTAATTTTCCACTCACGATCACCTGAGGTACGAAACCAATAACATCGAAGACAAAATTTAAAGCAATGAAAACAAGAACACAAGGACAAAAAAGGAGTAATTGATTAGCATATACCTCACAACCCTTGGCACCACTCTCCATGACAAATCTTAAGACACCATAGCATGCCCTGAGATAAGAAAACAAAAGACCAAACATCAACCTATTTTACAATAGCATTATTGCTCTTAGTAAAATGACATTTGACTTGAGATGCTAAAACAACAAACTGTAAATTGGAATGCAGATAACAAGAAAAATCAAATTGTCAAGTTTTATCTTCTTAAAGTATCACAAAAATAATCATTCATCTGGGTCCAGATGGATTTATATTCACAACGACAACCACCATATATATTAAAGTCTCCAAGGATGGACTGAAAGATGGTATACGTAGTCAATGGTACAATTGGGTAAATGATTTATCACGTGTCTTCTTCATGGTTACCAAATGAACACCAGTACGTATAACGAATAGGTTCACATGGATGAAGACGGTATTTCTAGTCATCGTCCGACACAGAATTGGCGTGAAAGTGCCAATTTGCTTTATGGATGACATTACTAAGAAAAAGTATTATGTAAGAAAATTCCCAAACGACTTTTCTTCATATGTGAAACCTATTAATGCactttgagaaaaataacaatGGAAAATCACCTAAGTTTGTTTGTGAGACAAGAATgttaaaaagaaaacaaaatttaaatatataggCAAGAACATGGAGAAAATTAACTTCGTATAATTAATATCCGTTTGATAAATAGGCAACAAATTGATAAGAAAACTGTAATCATTAACTAATATACGATTAGAAAATGACAACCAGGTTGATTAACCTATTTTCATGTTTCTTCTCCGTGGCAACAGCATGAAGACCAGTTCACTTCAGGGGTATGATGCCATGGAGGAAGATAATGAATCTAGTCATCTTCCGACACAAATTGTTGTTGAATCACCAATTCGCTTTATGGATGACATACTAatattaataacaaaaataGACCATTACAAGAAATTTGAAACTATAgtatctacaaaaaaaaaacatattttatcCACAAGTGATCATTGAAGCTAGGAAAACATTCCTTTTAAAGGCTTTTCAATGAGATCAAAGCCTAATAGGGAATCTGTCTAaagcaatttttatttttatatggtTCACCCACCAAGGTAGATCGGAACTTATAAATTCATCAATCTAAAACATAGATAAAGCCAATTTACCACAAGAAAATGTTCAAGAACAATGAAATTGATTCGTTACCGCCTGACAGCAAGGCCACCAAGGAGCTTGTAGCGAAGAGACTCCGCCTGAGCAATGGCGCACAGCCCCCTGTTGTTAACCTTCTCAGCATACAACTCCACGCTGTTCTCCGGAAACTTGAACCTCTTCTGTACCACAGAGGTCAGCTCCCTAATCCGCCTTCCTTTCTCACCTATTACGTAAAGAACCAAAAAATTTCCAAGCCAAATTAGCACatgcttaaataaaaataaaataaaacttgCAGAACAACCCTATATTCATCTGaagcaaaaatttaaaaagaaatacAAATAAATAATCACCAAGAACATTCTGAGTGCGAGTTGCACGGATTATGATCTCAGTCCTCATGGGAGTGACCCTAACTTCCACTCCAGAGTATCCATCCTCCGCCAGCTCACGCATCAAGACCTCGTTGAGCTCCGCAAAGAAAACTCCATCGGCCACAAACTGGTGCCATTTAGTCGATAAAAATCAATCAATTATCTAACACATAAACAAACATCAAATACGCACAGACCATTTCGGAAGACAAACCTTTCTCTTTTTGCTCATTTGAGTCGCCATTTTCGAGTTTGCAGAGAGAACAGTCAAGATCCGAGGATCAGTACAGCTGCGCGGCAATGCCAACTCTCGATAGAGATTAGGGTTTCGATTCAGCCCGGGGTTATTATACGTAACTTGGGAGATTGATTTTTGGGCTTTTGGCCCAATTAGTGTTATGGGGCCGATAGTGGGCTTTCCAGGATTGTTACTGAAAAAAAGTTAAATTTCCCTAGAAAATCTCGCATTTTTTTATTATCTCATTATCTTAaccaaatataaataaattcaactttaaaaaatgcattttaatcacaaaaaataattatattttatgacGTTCGTTCattgatatattttaattttattacaaATGATAATTTGATTcgttaaataaataatgatattatttgaaatttaaaatttccaaCAAAATATGTAATTATTTTGAAAGGAGACTAGGGTCCCACCTTGTCAGTGCCTTTTATATTAAATACTTAACTTTTATATTATactgaatattttaaaatataaaaatttaatacaaTACTCTAAGGTCAATTTGATAATATAGATTTTTAGTTAatccaatttataaaatattattatttttaggttAGTCTCATATGAGATGAGTAGACCTGAAACTACCAAAA contains the following coding sequences:
- the LOC142505726 gene encoding small ribosomal subunit protein uS3x-like, producing MATQMSKKRKFVADGVFFAELNEVLMRELAEDGYSGVEVRVTPMRTEIIIRATRTQNVLGEKGRRIRELTSVVQKRFKFPENSVELYAEKVNNRGLCAIAQAESLRYKLLGGLAVRRACYGVLRFVMESGAKGCEVIVSGKLRAQRAKSMKFKDGYMISSGQPVKEYIDSAVRHVLLRQGVLGIKVKIMLDWDPKGKQGPTTPLPDLVTIHPPKEEEFIRPTIQATEVDLQV